A genomic region of Vibrio ziniensis contains the following coding sequences:
- a CDS encoding MSMEG_1061 family FMN-dependent PPOX-type flavoprotein yields MTQITTLEELRELYSTPHPLAVAKDIKHIDQHTRTFIENSRLFFLSSTNQDGFLDISPRGGDAGFVKVLDDKTLAFPDSPGNNRLDTLTNLITNPKVGLLFVVSGIEDVVRVKGTASIHIDDDIRDLCLDGRTKPKLVVKVTIDSLLFHCPKALMKAKIWNNESFVEREFLPSLLKIIQDQQVEKEQRGD; encoded by the coding sequence ATGACTCAAATAACGACACTGGAAGAACTAAGAGAGCTCTATAGCACACCTCATCCACTAGCTGTGGCTAAAGACATTAAACACATTGACCAGCACACTCGAACTTTCATTGAAAACAGCAGACTGTTTTTTCTTTCGTCTACTAATCAAGATGGATTTTTAGATATCTCTCCCCGCGGCGGTGATGCAGGGTTTGTCAAAGTTTTGGATGATAAAACACTGGCTTTCCCAGACAGCCCAGGCAACAACCGTTTAGATACCTTAACTAACCTCATCACCAATCCCAAAGTAGGCTTGCTGTTTGTAGTTTCTGGTATTGAAGATGTGGTACGGGTGAAAGGTACAGCCTCTATTCATATTGATGACGATATTCGAGATCTATGCCTTGACGGAAGAACCAAGCCAAAATTGGTGGTTAAAGTCACTATAGACTCACTGCTTTTCCACTGTCCTAAAGCACTGATGAAGGCCAAAATTTGGAACAACGAATCCTTTGTAGAACGAGAGTTTCTTCCTTCTCTGCTTAAGATTATTCAGGATCAACAAGTCGAAAAAGAACAGCGCGGTGACTAG
- a CDS encoding iron-siderophore ABC transporter substrate-binding protein — MLNLKAIFTVLVFSLTTTISWADDSVKYPIKIQHAFGTTIIKQKPERIATVAWANHEVPLALGVVPVGFAAAKFGDDDGDGVLPWVKARLDKLGAQTPTLFDEGDGIDFEAVAATQPDVILAAYSGLSRSDYETLSMIAPVVAYPNAPWSTDWRSMIRINSAGMGMSKEGDNLIATIEQDIASRAAQYPELNGKSAMFITHLDPTDLSVIHFYTGNDTRVKFFSDLNLVSSQSISNLSRSGQFSGEASIEQIDAFNDVDIFVTYGGEELLKPLSHNPLMAKMNAVKHGSIVMLGSGPLATAANPTPLSISWVLDDYLEALAAAARKAQ, encoded by the coding sequence ATGTTAAATCTCAAAGCCATTTTTACCGTTTTAGTTTTCTCTTTAACCACCACAATCAGTTGGGCTGACGATAGCGTTAAGTATCCCATTAAAATTCAGCACGCTTTTGGCACAACGATCATCAAGCAAAAGCCAGAGCGAATTGCGACGGTTGCTTGGGCTAATCATGAAGTACCTCTTGCGTTGGGCGTAGTACCGGTTGGTTTCGCTGCGGCGAAATTCGGTGACGATGATGGAGATGGTGTGCTGCCTTGGGTAAAAGCACGCTTAGATAAGTTAGGTGCACAAACGCCAACACTATTTGATGAAGGTGATGGTATTGATTTTGAAGCAGTTGCAGCGACGCAACCGGATGTGATTCTTGCAGCGTATTCAGGTTTGAGTCGCTCCGATTACGAAACGCTGAGTATGATTGCACCAGTGGTTGCATATCCCAACGCACCTTGGTCTACGGACTGGAGAAGTATGATCCGCATAAACAGTGCTGGTATGGGGATGTCGAAAGAAGGGGATAATCTGATTGCGACTATTGAACAAGATATAGCATCACGTGCGGCACAATATCCAGAGCTGAATGGCAAGTCCGCGATGTTTATTACCCACTTAGATCCGACGGATCTGAGTGTGATTCACTTTTACACTGGCAACGATACGCGAGTGAAATTCTTCAGTGACTTAAATCTCGTCTCATCACAAAGTATTAGCAATTTGAGTCGTTCAGGACAGTTTTCTGGAGAAGCCAGTATTGAACAAATCGACGCATTTAACGATGTCGATATCTTCGTTACCTATGGCGGAGAAGAGCTACTGAAGCCACTCTCGCATAATCCACTGATGGCAAAAATGAATGCGGTTAAACATGGTTCAATTGTCATGCTTGGAAGTGGTCCGCTAGCCACTGCTGCTAATCCGACCCCGTTATCCATCTCTTGGGTTTTGGATGATTATCTTGAAGCGTTGGCTGCGGCGGCACGCAAAGCGCAATGA
- a CDS encoding FecCD family ABC transporter permease, producing the protein MSTSISKGNSISKSNQFSLWGFELSRSVTLVALLIVLFLLSLLSVALGTREVSWAEIFSAIQGNLNTVGEAAVAMRIPRTVLAVIAGASLGLAGTVMQGVTRNPLADPGILGVNIGASFFVVIGLAWFGMNQIQTYVWMAILGAALTAAFVYTIGSMGRGGATPLKLALAGAATSAALSCFTIAVVLPRNDIAGGVRSWQIGGVGGATFETIVLVLPFLIVGLVITTLTARKLNSLALGDDLAAGLGENVVLARSAAGVGAILLCGATTAICGPIGFVGLVVPHFCRLLVGVDHRWLLPFSAVGGASLLLLADIVGRIISRPSELSVGVVTAFIGAPFFIWIVRRQRVREL; encoded by the coding sequence ATGAGCACTTCTATTTCAAAAGGTAATTCTATTTCCAAAAGTAATCAGTTTTCGCTGTGGGGTTTTGAACTATCACGTTCAGTGACTCTCGTTGCTTTACTTATCGTTTTGTTTCTTTTGTCTCTACTCTCAGTCGCGTTAGGGACGAGAGAAGTATCTTGGGCTGAAATTTTCAGTGCTATTCAAGGAAACCTAAATACCGTAGGTGAAGCCGCGGTTGCTATGCGTATTCCTCGCACCGTATTGGCAGTGATTGCGGGTGCTTCTTTAGGTTTAGCGGGAACTGTGATGCAGGGTGTCACTCGCAATCCGCTCGCAGACCCTGGCATTCTTGGCGTCAATATTGGTGCTTCATTTTTTGTTGTCATCGGATTGGCTTGGTTTGGAATGAATCAAATTCAAACCTATGTCTGGATGGCAATTCTAGGAGCAGCACTGACTGCCGCATTTGTTTACACCATCGGCTCTATGGGGCGAGGTGGAGCTACACCGCTTAAGTTAGCGTTAGCAGGCGCTGCAACGTCAGCGGCTTTATCCTGTTTTACTATTGCGGTGGTGTTACCACGCAATGATATTGCGGGTGGGGTTCGTTCTTGGCAGATAGGAGGTGTCGGTGGTGCGACATTTGAAACCATTGTACTTGTGCTGCCTTTTTTGATCGTTGGCTTAGTGATTACCACGTTAACCGCGAGAAAACTAAACAGTTTGGCACTGGGGGACGATCTGGCTGCAGGCTTGGGTGAGAATGTAGTCCTAGCTCGAAGTGCTGCTGGAGTTGGCGCAATACTGCTCTGTGGTGCGACAACGGCAATTTGTGGGCCGATAGGCTTTGTTGGTTTAGTTGTGCCGCATTTCTGCCGTCTATTGGTGGGTGTAGATCATCGCTGGTTGTTGCCTTTCTCAGCGGTAGGTGGTGCAAGTCTGCTTCTACTGGCAGATATTGTTGGGCGAATCATTTCCCGTCCGAGTGAATTATCTGTTGGCGTAGTAACTGCGTTTATTGGTGCGCCATTTTTTATCTGGATAGTACGTCGTCAGCGAGTTAGGGAACTATGA
- a CDS encoding FecCD family ABC transporter permease has protein sequence MSAELFLLQRVKKVRQQRMRCWALIIVGLTILAVSAWCLTLVLGQSYIPPSIVWKVLQGENIPGASFTVGHLRLPRAVISLLVGISFGLAGVAFQTMLRNPLASPDIVGVSSGASAAAVFAIIVLNMDGSAVAVISILAGLAVALTVYGLAYKNGVAGTRLILVGIGVSAMIESYIAYLLSQASSWDLQEAMRWLTGSVNSVQLDQSVALLVSLVIFGGLLLSQTKSLEALRMGDDTAAALGVNVTFTRITIIVCAVGLIAVATAVTGPIAFVAFLSGPIAARIVGSNGSLLVPAALVGAVLVLAGDYIGQFVLPSRYPVGVITGALGAPYLIYLIIRVNRKGGAL, from the coding sequence ATGTCCGCTGAATTATTTCTTTTGCAAAGGGTGAAAAAAGTTCGTCAGCAACGTATGCGATGCTGGGCGCTAATCATTGTCGGTTTAACCATTTTAGCGGTGTCAGCTTGGTGTTTAACGTTGGTGTTAGGGCAATCTTATATTCCACCATCTATCGTCTGGAAGGTATTACAAGGCGAGAATATTCCCGGCGCGAGTTTTACCGTTGGGCATTTGCGATTACCGAGAGCAGTAATTTCCTTACTAGTTGGAATCAGTTTTGGCTTAGCGGGTGTCGCATTTCAGACCATGTTGCGTAACCCTTTAGCCAGCCCAGACATTGTGGGTGTAAGTTCTGGAGCGAGCGCTGCAGCAGTTTTTGCAATCATCGTTCTTAATATGGATGGCTCTGCCGTTGCGGTTATCTCCATTTTGGCAGGTTTGGCCGTTGCACTAACTGTTTATGGGCTCGCTTATAAAAATGGTGTGGCGGGAACGCGTTTGATTTTGGTCGGTATTGGCGTTTCAGCCATGATTGAAAGCTATATTGCTTACCTTTTGTCGCAAGCGTCATCGTGGGATTTACAAGAAGCGATGCGTTGGTTAACCGGAAGTGTCAATTCAGTACAACTCGATCAAAGTGTAGCGTTGTTGGTGTCACTGGTTATCTTCGGTGGCTTACTGCTGAGTCAAACTAAGTCTTTAGAAGCATTAAGAATGGGGGACGATACCGCTGCGGCGCTGGGTGTTAACGTCACCTTCACTCGTATCACCATTATTGTCTGTGCCGTTGGTTTGATTGCGGTCGCAACCGCCGTTACTGGACCTATCGCATTTGTCGCCTTTCTTTCCGGACCTATCGCTGCTCGCATTGTCGGTTCTAACGGATCTCTACTCGTTCCTGCTGCGCTGGTCGGTGCCGTATTAGTGTTAGCTGGGGATTACATCGGACAATTTGTTCTTCCAAGCCGCTATCCGGTTGGGGTTATCACGGGTGCTTTGGGTGCTCCATATCTTATTTATTTAATTATTCGCGTTAATCGTAAAGGGGGAGCGTTGTGA
- a CDS encoding ABC transporter ATP-binding protein, translated as MTKAHELVVEQLSAGYGEKTIVKDLSLKIAPGKITSIVGANACGKSTLLRTLSRLLTPSNGQVLLDGKSVHKSPTRALARTLGLLPQSPIAPEGITVGDLVSRGRHPHHGIMSRWNSKDDEAVANALEVTKLTDLIDREVDELSGGQRQRVWIAMALAQETDILLLDEPTTFLDVTHQVEVLDLLVDLNLQRGITIVMVLHDLNLAARYSDYLLAMINGQVHAHGEPSNVLTNETIQAVFGLNNHIIIDPVSNIPMMIPIGRHKLK; from the coding sequence GTGACCAAAGCTCATGAACTTGTAGTAGAGCAGTTGTCTGCTGGTTATGGCGAAAAAACGATAGTAAAAGATCTCTCGCTTAAGATTGCTCCAGGAAAAATTACTTCAATTGTTGGGGCAAATGCCTGTGGTAAATCCACACTGTTAAGAACCCTATCTCGGTTATTAACGCCTTCAAACGGTCAAGTTTTGCTTGATGGAAAATCGGTACATAAAAGCCCAACACGAGCATTAGCTCGCACTTTGGGTTTATTGCCTCAGTCTCCGATAGCTCCAGAAGGGATTACTGTCGGTGATCTTGTCAGTCGTGGGCGTCATCCGCATCACGGCATAATGTCTCGTTGGAATAGTAAAGATGACGAAGCGGTCGCTAATGCTTTGGAGGTTACAAAGCTTACTGACCTGATAGACAGAGAAGTTGATGAGCTGTCAGGCGGGCAGCGTCAGCGTGTGTGGATTGCCATGGCGCTAGCGCAGGAGACGGACATCTTGTTACTTGATGAGCCGACGACATTTTTGGACGTGACTCATCAAGTGGAAGTGTTGGATTTGTTGGTGGACCTGAATCTACAGCGCGGGATCACTATTGTGATGGTTTTGCATGATCTTAACTTAGCGGCTCGCTATTCAGACTATCTGCTGGCGATGATCAATGGACAGGTTCACGCACACGGTGAGCCTTCAAACGTGCTGACCAATGAGACCATTCAGGCGGTATTTGGTTTGAACAACCACATCATTATCGATCCGGTTTCGAACATTCCTATGATGATTCCAATCGGTCGGCACAAGCTGAAATAG
- a CDS encoding LysR family transcriptional regulator, protein MELRHLKYFLAVAETQNIRLAAQKVHVTQPAISRKIKELETELGVLLFDRLPKGLRLNRAGKIYQKQLGAIIRQIDDANERVRQFTHTEYGSLALGAPDFVLWEGQINQCVNQFRHDNHDVELEVYSDTPMVLLKRLELDQIDGAFLYHFAELSSEYSVQPIAQDKLVLAYPASWGKTLSPSATIEELNLLPSVRLPRSVDPYYYDWQEILFNEIGWSPEVTQWAHGESTMLGLVAAGNGVAIVNERHFTRPSNMLCYTPLDVLPHTSPLSFVYKNTSDNPALMEFLQLLSN, encoded by the coding sequence ATGGAGCTACGCCACCTTAAATACTTTTTAGCTGTCGCTGAAACACAGAACATTCGCTTAGCGGCGCAGAAAGTACACGTTACCCAACCGGCTATATCAAGAAAAATCAAAGAATTAGAAACGGAACTTGGCGTACTATTGTTCGATCGTTTACCAAAAGGACTACGGCTAAATCGCGCAGGGAAAATCTATCAGAAGCAGTTAGGCGCCATAATTAGGCAAATTGATGACGCCAACGAGCGTGTGCGTCAGTTTACTCATACGGAATATGGTTCTCTGGCTTTAGGCGCTCCTGATTTTGTTCTGTGGGAAGGGCAAATCAATCAGTGCGTCAATCAGTTCCGTCATGACAACCATGATGTTGAACTGGAAGTCTATTCCGACACACCTATGGTGCTACTAAAACGGCTAGAGCTAGACCAAATCGATGGTGCCTTTCTTTATCATTTCGCAGAGTTGTCTTCGGAGTACTCGGTACAACCTATCGCACAGGACAAGTTAGTTCTCGCGTATCCTGCCAGTTGGGGAAAAACGCTATCACCTTCAGCCACGATTGAAGAACTTAATCTCTTGCCTTCAGTTCGGTTACCAAGAAGCGTTGACCCTTACTATTACGACTGGCAAGAAATCCTGTTCAATGAAATTGGCTGGTCACCAGAAGTGACCCAGTGGGCGCACGGCGAAAGCACCATGTTAGGTTTAGTAGCGGCGGGCAATGGGGTGGCTATTGTCAATGAACGACACTTTACCCGACCATCAAATATGCTTTGTTATACACCGCTGGATGTATTACCCCACACATCACCACTAAGCTTTGTATATAAAAATACTTCTGATAATCCGGCTCTGATGGAGTTTCTGCAGCTACTGTCCAACTAA
- a CDS encoding TonB-dependent siderophore receptor: MENIRSGKERRSAMHLLLCFVPVLSYSGSVYSEVKDSVQEDQAYRVNTITVYGQPIATDADTTVTEELWVGGKVATNVHDTPALVSVITEKEINQRNATTTEEILQYSPGLVTDYYGSDDRNDYFMIRGYQATTYRDGMTLGSMRGVREDPYAYERVEVIRGANSTLFGPADPGGSVNFVSKRPKFERFGNTYVSYGSFDNKEIGLDFGDTLNESETVAYRFTTKIKDSELEYDHSKDNSQFVMGGITWQPSVQTTATLIVDYLGRDTTPNSGGYPLDREYDRSQFYGEPDYNKHDVERTNITAQIAHHFDNGISLSGNLRYSKLEDDFGYVYLYDYEGRTGSDISRYYFGTDTDSEQLIGNTILQYDASFGRVDSSSLVGLEYRDASTQAASVYGTLSSINIDNPTYSGMPTIGAPYSQTDQDETTKSIFLQQNLAFFDRYILTLGVRHDYMDLASRNVLTSVDSSDDFSETSFRAAFTIKVSDEWSTYISQVESVAPPSIGVKPERGEQLEVGVKFAPSSMNALFSAAVYDLEKNDVTMAIVQDNGTIEQQTIGETRVRGLDLEAKAEITDNFNVTGGYSYMKSEVVRGSNSYSGEVYDGNEFATVPNHSASVWGYYTLPVETMDIGLGTRYVGSYYFDAANTKKSEAAMLFDAAFAYRISKSAQLSLNVHNLTDKQYVVGSGTANYYNPGRSFNASLNYSW; the protein is encoded by the coding sequence ATGGAAAATATCAGAAGTGGTAAGGAACGTAGGAGTGCGATGCACTTACTTCTTTGTTTTGTTCCTGTTCTTTCTTATTCAGGTTCTGTTTATTCAGAAGTTAAAGATAGTGTTCAAGAAGACCAAGCTTACCGTGTAAACACCATTACGGTTTATGGGCAGCCAATTGCAACTGATGCTGATACCACGGTTACTGAAGAGCTGTGGGTTGGTGGCAAGGTTGCAACCAACGTGCATGATACGCCTGCGTTAGTTTCGGTAATTACGGAAAAAGAGATAAACCAGCGCAACGCCACCACGACAGAAGAAATTTTGCAGTATTCACCGGGTTTGGTGACCGATTATTACGGTTCTGATGATCGTAACGATTACTTTATGATTCGTGGTTATCAGGCTACAACCTATCGCGACGGTATGACACTCGGTTCGATGCGAGGTGTACGTGAAGATCCTTATGCGTATGAGCGAGTTGAAGTGATTCGCGGTGCAAACTCAACACTGTTTGGCCCAGCAGATCCGGGTGGTTCAGTGAACTTTGTCAGCAAGAGACCTAAATTTGAGCGCTTCGGAAATACTTATGTCTCGTATGGTTCATTCGACAATAAAGAGATTGGTTTGGATTTTGGCGACACACTGAATGAATCTGAAACCGTCGCGTACCGTTTCACCACCAAAATCAAAGACAGTGAGCTTGAATATGATCATTCAAAAGACAACTCTCAGTTTGTGATGGGAGGTATTACGTGGCAACCATCTGTACAGACTACGGCAACTCTAATCGTTGATTATCTTGGTCGAGATACCACACCGAACAGTGGTGGTTATCCATTAGACCGTGAATATGACCGCAGTCAATTCTACGGTGAACCTGACTACAACAAGCACGATGTAGAACGCACCAACATTACCGCTCAAATTGCTCATCATTTTGACAATGGCATCTCTCTAAGCGGTAACTTGCGTTACAGCAAGCTAGAAGACGATTTTGGTTATGTCTATTTGTATGATTACGAAGGAAGAACGGGTAGCGATATCTCCCGTTACTATTTTGGAACAGATACCGACTCAGAACAGCTAATTGGAAACACAATACTGCAATATGACGCGAGTTTTGGGCGCGTAGATAGCAGTAGTCTTGTGGGTTTGGAGTACCGTGATGCATCGACTCAGGCGGCATCTGTTTATGGTACATTAAGCAGTATCAATATTGATAATCCGACATACAGTGGCATGCCAACAATTGGTGCACCATATAGTCAAACCGATCAGGATGAAACCACCAAATCGATTTTCTTACAGCAAAACTTAGCATTTTTTGATCGCTATATCCTAACGTTAGGTGTTCGCCATGATTATATGGATTTAGCGAGCAGAAATGTATTAACCAGTGTTGACTCTAGCGACGATTTCTCAGAAACATCGTTCAGAGCAGCCTTTACAATTAAGGTTAGCGATGAGTGGTCAACTTATATCAGTCAGGTAGAGTCTGTTGCTCCGCCAAGTATTGGTGTTAAGCCAGAACGAGGAGAACAACTGGAAGTGGGGGTGAAGTTTGCGCCATCAAGTATGAATGCACTATTCTCGGCTGCGGTTTACGATCTTGAGAAGAATGACGTTACTATGGCAATTGTTCAGGATAATGGAACTATAGAACAACAAACCATTGGTGAAACTCGTGTTCGTGGTCTTGATTTGGAAGCGAAAGCAGAAATTACAGACAACTTCAATGTCACGGGGGGGTATTCCTACATGAAGTCTGAAGTTGTGCGCGGTAGTAATAGCTATTCAGGCGAAGTGTATGATGGCAATGAATTCGCAACTGTTCCAAACCACAGTGCATCGGTTTGGGGGTACTATACACTGCCAGTTGAAACCATGGATATTGGCTTAGGTACGCGTTATGTTGGCTCATACTACTTTGATGCGGCGAACACGAAGAAAAGTGAAGCTGCAATGCTATTTGATGCGGCATTTGCCTATCGAATTTCGAAGTCTGCTCAGCTGTCACTCAACGTACACAACTTAACGGACAAGCAGTATGTGGTAGGTTCTGGTACGGCAAACTACTACAACCCAGGTCGCTCGTTTAATGCTTCTTTAAACTATTCTTGGTAA
- a CDS encoding RidA family protein, with product MVERINYEQLPQIVGPYVHATKHNQTLYISGLTAYGTHAQSSDICAQTQEILNQVLTILELEKRSRSDIVKVTIFVKDITMLATIRQELFQFYEGNLPACSLVEISQLIHPDLLIEYEAVVAL from the coding sequence GTGGTAGAAAGGATTAATTACGAACAGTTACCTCAAATTGTTGGGCCGTATGTTCATGCTACGAAACACAATCAAACACTTTATATCTCTGGATTAACCGCCTACGGAACGCATGCTCAGTCTTCGGATATCTGTGCCCAAACCCAAGAAATCTTAAACCAAGTTCTAACCATACTTGAACTAGAGAAACGCTCGAGAAGCGATATCGTCAAAGTAACCATCTTTGTAAAAGACATCACTATGTTAGCCACTATCCGCCAAGAGCTATTTCAATTCTATGAAGGCAATCTTCCTGCGTGTTCTCTGGTGGAAATATCTCAACTTATTCACCCTGATCTACTGATCGAATATGAAGCTGTTGTTGCCCTTTAA
- a CDS encoding AEC family transporter: MLNILSITGPIYLSILLGLLATRQGIFSKSELQIFGKFVLKFALPALVFNSLAQRPFAEILNVTYLATYLFASLFTLAVGYFVSIYVLKENKQASTFNAMGVSCANSGFIGFPILLLIAPDIAGVAFALHVIVENLVMIPLILIMAERNNSTEKVTLGKTLGGLAKNPLMIALVAGTCVSMSQIPLPQAITRTVDLFSKTSSALSLFIIGGTLTGLSIKGMRHKIFPVVIGKLVLHPLAVIMVLWLLMQLEFPTLDSELHRAIIISAAIPMMGTYTILAQAYGQDQTASAIMLAATMMSFFTLSGLLAIL, encoded by the coding sequence ATGCTCAATATTCTGTCAATTACCGGACCGATTTATCTCTCAATACTGCTTGGGCTGCTGGCTACCCGACAGGGCATTTTCAGCAAGAGTGAACTGCAAATATTCGGCAAGTTTGTGCTCAAATTTGCTCTCCCAGCACTGGTGTTCAATTCGCTGGCACAACGTCCATTTGCAGAGATATTGAACGTTACTTATCTCGCTACTTATCTTTTCGCATCACTGTTCACACTGGCAGTGGGTTACTTTGTTTCCATCTACGTTTTAAAAGAAAATAAACAGGCTTCGACATTCAATGCCATGGGTGTGTCTTGCGCAAACAGTGGCTTCATCGGCTTTCCAATTCTGCTTCTTATCGCCCCAGATATTGCCGGTGTTGCTTTTGCACTGCACGTTATCGTCGAAAATCTGGTCATGATTCCTCTGATACTAATTATGGCAGAGCGAAACAACTCAACTGAAAAAGTGACACTTGGTAAAACGCTGGGTGGATTAGCAAAGAACCCTCTGATGATCGCTCTGGTTGCAGGCACTTGTGTTTCTATGTCGCAGATTCCACTGCCTCAAGCCATTACGCGAACGGTCGACCTGTTTTCCAAAACAAGCAGCGCGCTTTCGCTGTTCATCATCGGCGGAACTCTGACTGGGCTTTCGATAAAAGGGATGAGACACAAAATATTTCCCGTGGTAATAGGCAAACTCGTTCTGCATCCGCTAGCCGTGATCATGGTTCTTTGGCTATTGATGCAACTTGAATTTCCAACTCTGGATTCAGAATTGCATCGCGCCATCATTATCAGCGCCGCAATTCCAATGATGGGAACTTACACCATTCTTGCCCAAGCTTACGGGCAAGACCAAACCGCCTCCGCCATCATGTTAGCCGCGACTATGATGTCCTTCTTTACGTTAAGCGGTTTGCTGGCAATTCTTTAA
- a CDS encoding MFS transporter, whose protein sequence is MLSAMIIKRGDIDRIATRSMFFGAGFITAAWAAIIPFVKTNVQISDGIMGLLLLSLGIGALVGMPAAGFYTSKYGCKRVLLISVLGFSLLFPTLLFANSIVTLSMLLVCFGMCLGITDCAMNIQAVIVEKEANKPLMSGFHGFYSLGGMTGAIVLTSILSAGLAVSLACLLTSLFVLLLLTINKSGLRSDTSQEQGPYFAIPKGPVFFIGVVCFVFFLSEGTVLDWSGIFLSEYRNIPATSAGMGVACFSVTMTIGRLLGDKAVSIIGAKRMIVLGSSVAIIGFLVSLSFNHWQSALVGYALIGIGCSNIVPIMFSATGKQTTMPESLAVTAVSTLGYVGVLAGPALVGFGAELYGLINALYVIVGLIFIAVLLSFKIRV, encoded by the coding sequence ATGCTGTCAGCAATGATCATCAAGCGTGGCGATATCGATAGAATCGCAACACGTTCAATGTTTTTCGGAGCCGGTTTCATTACCGCAGCTTGGGCAGCCATCATTCCATTTGTGAAAACCAACGTTCAAATCAGCGATGGCATCATGGGTTTGCTTCTCCTCTCTCTTGGGATTGGAGCGCTCGTCGGTATGCCAGCAGCCGGTTTTTATACCAGTAAGTACGGCTGTAAACGTGTATTGCTTATTTCGGTATTGGGCTTTTCGTTGTTGTTTCCGACACTGCTGTTTGCCAACTCGATAGTGACATTGTCAATGCTGCTGGTCTGTTTTGGCATGTGTCTTGGCATTACTGACTGTGCGATGAACATTCAAGCCGTGATAGTTGAAAAAGAGGCAAACAAACCTCTTATGTCTGGTTTCCATGGTTTCTACAGCTTAGGTGGTATGACTGGCGCAATCGTACTCACCTCGATATTGTCTGCAGGTTTAGCGGTTTCACTCGCCTGCTTACTGACGTCACTGTTCGTTTTGCTGCTTTTGACTATCAATAAGTCCGGTTTGCGCTCTGACACTTCACAAGAGCAAGGTCCTTACTTTGCTATCCCAAAAGGTCCTGTGTTTTTCATTGGTGTGGTCTGTTTTGTGTTTTTCTTATCCGAAGGCACTGTGCTCGATTGGAGTGGTATCTTTCTAAGTGAATATAGAAATATTCCGGCTACGTCTGCGGGAATGGGTGTTGCCTGCTTTTCGGTAACCATGACGATTGGGCGTCTGCTGGGAGATAAAGCGGTAAGCATAATCGGCGCGAAGAGAATGATTGTGTTGGGTTCATCCGTAGCAATCATAGGATTTCTGGTCAGCTTGTCATTCAACCACTGGCAAAGTGCGCTAGTTGGCTATGCGCTTATCGGTATTGGCTGCTCCAACATAGTTCCGATTATGTTTTCTGCCACAGGTAAACAAACTACTATGCCAGAGTCACTCGCTGTGACCGCGGTGTCCACATTAGGTTATGTGGGTGTTTTGGCTGGTCCCGCCTTGGTCGGTTTTGGCGCAGAACTTTATGGTCTTATTAATGCTCTTTACGTTATCGTGGGACTGATTTTCATCGCGGTACTATTGAGCTTCAAGATCCGAGTATAA